The following nucleotide sequence is from Pseudomonadota bacterium.
GCGATCTTGTTGCACATCACGTCGAGCTGGCCGGTCTGCTCGCCGACCGCGATCATCTGGATCACCATGCCGGGGAACACCTTGGAGTCCTGCAGCGGCTCGGACATGTTGCGGCCCTCGGAGATCCTGTCCCGCGCGAAAAGGACCGCCCTCTCGATGACCGCGTTGCCGGACGCCTTGGCCACGGTGAGCAGCGCGTCCATGATCGGCACGCCCGAGCCGAGGAGCGTCCCGAGCGTGCGCGTGAAGCGCGCCACCGCGATCTTGCGGACCAGCGGGCCGACGATCGGGATGCGGATGTACAGGCGATCCAGGAAGTAACTGCCGAACTTGCTGCGCTTGAAGAGCTTGACCCCGATGACCAGCGCCACAATGACGATGATCCAGATGTACCAGCTCGTCTGGAACGATCTCGAGAGGTTGATGAAGAACTGGGTCGCCGCGGGGAGCTCCTGGTCGCCGAAGTCCGCGAACATCTTCTCGAACGTCGGGATGACCCACTTCATCATGACGAAGAGGATGCACACCATGAGGATCAACATGCCGACCGGGTAGACCATCGCGGCCTTGATCTTGCGCATCAGGCGGTCGCGGTTCTCGATGTACTCGGCCAGCCGCTTCATGATCGTGTCGAGGATCCCGCCGAGCTCGCCCGCGGCCACGAGGTTCACGAACAGCTCGTCGAAGATCCTCGGGTACTTCGCGAGCGCTTCGGAGAACGTGGAGCCGCCCTCGACGATCGCCTTGATCTCCAGGATCCGCGCGCCGAACCACTTGTTGTCGCACTGCGTGCCGAGGATCTCGAGGCACTGCACGAGCGGCAGGCCGGCGTCGATCATGGTCGCGAACTGCTGGGTGAAGGTCTTGAGATCCTTGGACGAGGCGCTGTGCTGGAAGCTCAGGTGGATCTCGATGGGCTTCTTCTTCAGCGAGGTCGGGGAGAACCCCTGCTGCCGGAGCTTGCTCTCGGCTGCGTCCTTCGAGTCGGCGACGATCACGCCGGAAGCCGTCTTCCCGGTCTGGTTCTTCGCCTCGTAGAGAAACTCCGCCATCGATTCACACGCGCCCGCTCTTCGCGGCCTCTGAGTGCGTTGCGGCCATTGTAGAACGCGTCATCCCGACCGGTCAAAATCCCTGCGCCTTGCCAAGTCCCTCGCCTCTTCAGGACTGGCCCGAGAGCATCTGGCGCAGCTCGTCGGGATCGTAGCTGCGGCCGATCGCCTCCTCGACGGTGATCACGCGCTTCTGGAGCAGCGTGTACAGCGACTGGTTCAAGGTGATCATCCCGTGCTTCCCCTGTCCCACCTGCATCTGCGAGTACAGCTGGTGGACCTTGTCCTCGCGGATGAGGTTGCGGATCGCCGGGTTCGGGATGAGCACCTCGCAGGCGACGACGCGCCCGGGGCCGCCCGCGCGCGGCAGGAGCTGCTGCGTCATGATCCCCTGCAGGACATGGGACAGCTGCGCTCGGATCTGCGACTGCTGGTGCGGCGGGAACAGGTCGATGATGCGGTTCACGGTCTGGACCGCGTTGTTCGTGTGCAGCGTCGTGAACACGAGGTGCCCGGTCTCGGAGATCGTGAGCGCCGCCTCGACGGTCTCGCGATCGCGCATCTCGCCGATGAGCACGACGTCCGGATCCTGGCGCAGGATGTACTTGAGCGCCTCCTTGAAGCCGAACGTGTCCGTGCCGACCTCGCGCTGGTTGACCACGCACCGCTTGTGGGGGTGGAGGTACTCGATCGGATCCTCGATCGTGACGATGTGCTGCCGCGTCGTCGTGTTGATCTGATCGATGATCGCGGCGAGCGTCGTCGACTTCCCGGCGCCCGTCGGCCCGGTGATGACGACGAGGCCGCGAGGCCTGTTCACGAGCTCGAGCGTGATAGGCGGGAGGCCGAGCTCGTCGAGCGTGAGGATCTTGAACGGGATCGCGCGGAAGGCGCCGGCGATTG
It contains:
- a CDS encoding PilT/PilU family type 4a pilus ATPase, with translation IAGAFRAIPFKILTLDELGLPPITLELVNRPRGLVVITGPTGAGKSTTLAAIIDQINTTTRQHIVTIEDPIEYLHPHKRCVVNQREVGTDTFGFKEALKYILRQDPDVVLIGEMRDRETVEAALTISETGHLVFTTLHTNNAVQTVNRIIDLFPPHQQSQIRAQLSHVLQGIMTQQLLPRAGGPGRVVACEVLIPNPAIRNLIREDKVHQLYSQMQVGQGKHGMITLNQSLYTLLQKRVITVEEAIGRSYDPDELRQMLSGQS
- a CDS encoding type II secretion system F family protein; the protein is MAEFLYEAKNQTGKTASGVIVADSKDAAESKLRQQGFSPTSLKKKPIEIHLSFQHSASSKDLKTFTQQFATMIDAGLPLVQCLEILGTQCDNKWFGARILEIKAIVEGGSTFSEALAKYPRIFDELFVNLVAAGELGGILDTIMKRLAEYIENRDRLMRKIKAAMVYPVGMLILMVCILFVMMKWVIPTFEKMFADFGDQELPAATQFFINLSRSFQTSWYIWIIVIVALVIGVKLFKRSKFGSYFLDRLYIRIPIVGPLVRKIAVARFTRTLGTLLGSGVPIMDALLTVAKASGNAVIERAVLFARDRISEGRNMSEPLQDSKVFPGMVIQMIAVGEQTGQLDVMCNKIAEFYDEEVEVAVGGLTSLLEPLMLVLIGVVAGGMVIAMYLPIFSLAGTIE